In Prunus dulcis chromosome 1, ALMONDv2, whole genome shotgun sequence, the following are encoded in one genomic region:
- the LOC117616060 gene encoding cytochrome P450 98A2 — MLGGSPTLSLSLSLSLSLSLHNTNPFTNSIPSSLIYINLPPTPTQTLAQFNAALLNFHSIDMALSELALPISSIIILIFLAYKLYQRLRFKLPPGPRPWPIVGNLYDIKPVRFRCYAEWAEAYGPIISVWTGSTLNVIVSSSELAREVLKEHDQKLADRHRSRSAAKFSKDGQDLIWADYGPHYVKVRKVCTLELFSPKRIEALRPIREDEVTAMVESIFKHCTNPENNGKSLLVKKYLGAVAFNNITRLAFGKRFVNSEDVIDEQGLEFKAIVANGLKLGASLAMAEHIPWLRWMFPLEEEAFAKHGARRDRLTRAIMEEHTQARNKSGGAKQHFVDALLTLQDKYDLSEDTIIGLLWDMITAGMDTTAITVEWTMAELIKNPRVQQKAQEELDRVIGFERVMTETDFSNLPYLQCVAKEGMRLHPPTPLMLPHRANANVQIGGYDIPKGSSVHLNVWAVARDPEVWKNPYEFRPERFLEEDVDMKGHDFRLLPFGAGRRVCPGAQLGINLVTSMLGHLLHHFSWTPAEGAKPEEIDMSENPGLVTYMRTPLQGVPTPRLPSHLYKRVAADM, encoded by the exons ATGCTTGGTGGGTCAcccacactctctctctctctctctctctctctctctctctctctccacaatACAAATCCATTCACCAACTCCATTCCATCGTCTCTCATATATATCAACCTCCCTCCAACTCCAACTCAAACCTTGGCCCAATTCAACGCTGCTCTCCTCAATTTTCATTCCATCGACATGGCTCTCTCTGAACTAGCACTTCCAATCTCATCAATCATCATCTTGATATTCCTCGCATACAAGCTCTACCAACGGCTGAGATTCAAGCTCCCACCCGGTCCGCGTCCATGGCCGATCGTCGGAAACCTCTACGACATAAAGCCAGTGAGGTTCCGCTGCTACGCAGAGTGGGCTGAGGCCTACGGGCCCATCATATCGGTGTGGACGGGATCGACGCTAAACGTCATCGTGTCCAGCTCAGAACTGGCAAGGGAGGTGCTGAAAGAGCATGACCAGAAGCTGGCTGATCGGCATAGGAGCAGATCAGCTGCGAAGTTCAGCAAGGACGGCCAGGATCTCATCTGGGCTGACTATGGGCCCCACTATGTTAAGGTGAGGAAGGTGTGCACTCTGGAGCTTTTCTCTCCCAAGAGGATCGAGGCTCTCAGACCCATTAGGGAAGATGAGGTCACTGCCATGGTTGAGTCCATTTTCAAGCACTGCACCAATCCTG AAAACAATGGGAAAAGTTTGTTAGTGAAGAAGTATTTGGGAGCAGTGGCTTTCAACAACATAACAAGGCTAGCATTTGGGAAACGTTTTGTTAACTCAGAGGACGTAATAGATGAGCAAGGGCTAGAGTTCAAGGCCATTGTAGCCAATGGACTCAAGCTTGGTGCATCGCTTGCCATGGCCGAGCACATTCCATGGTTGCGATGGATGTTCCCGCTCGAGGAAGAGGCATTTGCCAAGCACGGGGCACGAAGGGACCGGCTCACTAGGGCAATCATGGAGGAGCACACACAGGCACGAAACAAGAGTGGTGGTGCCAAGCAACATTTTGTAGATGCGTTGCTCACATTGCAGGACAAGTATGACCTTAGTGAGGACACTATTATTGGACTTCTTTGG GATATGATTACTGCCGGCATGGACACCACAGCCATAACCGTGGAATGGACCATGGCCGAGCTGATCAAGAACCCAAGAGTGCAACAGAAGGCCCAAGAGGAGCTAGACCGGGTCATCGGGTTCGAACGGGTCATGACCGAAACCGATTTCTCAAACCTCCCTTACCTACAATGTGTAGCAAAGGAAGGCATGCGGTTGCACCCTCCAACCCCGTTGATGCTCCCCCACCGAGCCAATGCCAATGTCCAGATCGGTGGCTACGACATCCCCAAGGGATCCAGCGTTCACCTGAATGTTTGGGCCGTAGCGCGTGATCCGGAGGTATGGAAAAACCCATATGAATTCCGGCCCGAGAGGTTCCTTGAGGAGGACGTTGACATGAAGGGCCATGATTTTAGACTACTTCCGTTTGGGGCGGGTAGACGGGTATGCCCGGGAGCCCAACTTGGCATCAACTTGGTGACCTCCATGTTGGGGCATCTACTGCACCATTTCAGTTGGACCCCGGCAGAAGGAGCAAAACCAGAGGAGATTGACATGTCGGAAAATCCAGGACTTGTGACTTACATGAGAACCCCATTACAAGGTGTGCCCACTCCAAGGCTTCCATCGCACTTGTACAAACGTGTGGCTGCAGATATgtga
- the LOC117616061 gene encoding trafficking protein particle complex subunit 2 yields the protein MATTACFVIVSRNDIPIYEAEVGSAAKREDAAQLHQFILHAALDIVQDLAWTTSAMYLKAIDRFNDLVVSVYVTAGHTRLMLLHDSRNDDGIKSFFQEVHELYIKTLLNPLYLPGSRITSSHFDTKVRALARKYL from the exons ATGGCAACCACAGCATGTTTCGTCATCGTCAGCAGAAACGACATCCCTATTTACGAAGCTGAAGTCGGATCCGCTGCCAAA AGAGAAGATGCTGCTCAGCTGCATCAGTTTATATTACATGCTGCTCTGGATATTGTTCAGGACCTTGCCTGGACTACTAGTGCCAT GTACTTGAAAGCAATAGACCGCTTTAATGATCTGGTGGTTTCCGTCTATGTCACCGCTGGTC ATACACGACTTATGCTACTTCATGACTCCCGTAATGATGATGGTATCAAGAGCTTCTTCCAAGAGGTTCATGAGCTCTATATCAAG ACTCTACTTAATCCCCTCTACCTGCCTGGTTCCCGAATTACTTCATCGCATTTTGATACCAAAGTCCGTGCCCTTGCACGAAAATATCTGTAG
- the LOC117616472 gene encoding uncharacterized RNA-binding protein C1827.05c: MGAKAKKAMKKQLSKASAQLSVSTHNKEAAATAADFLPLEGGPARKLPEEKPKEDVAKVLYIGRIPHGFYEKEMEGFFGQFGVIKRLRIARNKKTGKSKHFGFIEFEDPGVAKVVAETMHNYLLFEHLLQVRLIPPQQVHPKLWKGFNYRVKPLNWVQIERKRHDKERTLEEHKKLVEKILKRDLKRQKRIEAAGIDYECPEIVGSIEQPAPKKRKTDRKNVDLGMKSKH, encoded by the exons ATGGGGGCAAAGGCgaaaaaggcaatgaagaagCAGCTGAGCAAAGCTTCTGCTCAATTATCAGTATCTACTCACAATAAAGAAGCTGCTGCTACTGCTGCTGATTTCTTG CCATTGGAAGGCGGCCCTGCGCGTAAGCTCCCCGAAGAAAAGCCCAAGGAGGATGTCGCCAAGGTGTTATACATTGGTCGGATACCTCACGGTTTCTATGAGAAGGAAATGGAAG GATTTTTCGGGCAATTCGGTGTGATTAAGAGACTGAGAATTGCACGTAACAAAAAG ACAGGAAAATCAAAGCACTTTGGCTTCATTGAGTTTGAGGACCCTGGG GTGGCGAAAGTTGTAGCTGAAACTATGCATAATTATTTGTTGTTCGAACACCTTTTGCAAGTCCGTCTTATTCCTCCACAGCAAGTTCACCCAAAATT atGGAAAGGTTTCAACTACCGAGTCAAACCCTTGAACTGGGTTCAAATTGAGCGGAAGAGGCATGACAAG GAAAGGACATTGGAAGAGCACAAGAAGTTGGTGGAGAAGATTTTGAAGAGAGATCTGAAGCGTCAAAAGAGAATTGAGGCTGCTGGTATTGATTATGAATGCCCAGAAATT GTTGGTAGTATTGAACAGCCTGCtccaaagaaaaggaaaactgACCGAAAGAAT GTTGACTTAGGGATGAAGAGCAAACACTAG
- the LOC117616241 gene encoding phosphoribosylamine--glycine ligase: MGCATLDLVGAASLKLNTNTHFLRSPKPFLSFVGPIRSRNLNGPSLTFLTCHAHKSRPSVFLRAQSTAAAPEEERVVVLVIGGGGREHALCYALKRSPSCDAIFCAPGNPGISNSGDATCISDLDISDSLAVISFCRKWGVGLVVVGPEAPLVAGLVNDLLKAGIHAFGPSSEAAALEGSKNFMKSLCDKYGIPTAEYQTFTDPSAAKQYIQKQGVPIVVKADGLAAGKGVIVAMTLDEAFEAVDSMLVKGSFGSAGCRVIVEEYLEGEEASFFALVDGENAIPLESAQDHKRVGDGDTGPNTGGMGAYSPAPILTKELQDLVMKSIIYPTVKGMSAEGCRFVGVLYAGLMIEKKSGLPKLIEYNVRFGDPECQVLMVRLESDLAQVLLAACRGQLSEVSLNWSAGSAMVVVMASKGYPGPYEKGSIIRNLDEAENVAPSVKVFHAGTALDPDDNFIAAGGRVLGVTAKGRDLKEACDRAYQGVEEINWPGGFYRRDIGWRALPLPQKQFVTRLN; this comes from the exons ATGGGTTGTGCAACGTTGGACCTCGTCGGAGCTGCTTCTCTCAAACTCAACACCAACACTCACTTCCTTCGTTCTCCGAAGCCATTCCTCTCCTTTGTGGGGCCCATCCGCTCTCGCAATCTCAACGGCCCATCATTGACCTTTCTCACTTGCCATGCCCACAAATCACGGCCGTCCGTTTTCCTTCGCGCCCAATCTACAGCTGCTGCTCCTG AAGAAGAGCGGGTGGTTGTTTTGGTTATTGGTGGTGGGGGAAGGGAACACGCTCTTTGCTATGCATTGAAGCGATCGCCTTCTTGTGATGCCATCTTTTGCGCCCCCGGCAATCCTGGAATTTCCAATTCTGGGGATGCCACTTGTATTTCAGACCTTGACATCTCGGATAGCTTGGCTGTGATTTCATTCTGCCGTAAATGGGGTGTGGGACTTGTCGTTGTTGGACCAGAGGCCCCACTTGTTGCAGGCCTTGTAAATGATCTGCTTAAGGCTGGAATCCATGCTTTCGGCCCTTCATCTGAGGCCGCTGCTTTGGAAGGATCCAAGAACTTTATGAAGAGTTTGTGTGACAAGTATGGAATACCTACTGCTGAG TATCAAACATTTACAGACCCATCTGCTGCGAAACAATATATACAAAAGCAAGGGGTCCCTATTGTTGTTAAAGCAGATGGATTGGCTGCTGGAAAAGGAGTTATTGTTGCTATGACTTTGGACGAGGCTTTTGAAGCAGTTGATTCAATGCTTGTAAAAGGTTCTTTTGGTTCTGCAGGTTGTCGTGTCATTGTTGAGGAATATctggaaggagaagaagcgTCTTTCTTTGCTCTGGTGGATGGAGAGAATGCTATACCTCTGGAATCTGCTCAGGACCATAAACGTGTTGGGGATGGCGATACAGGGCCCAATACCGGTGGAATGGGTGCATACTCACCAGCCCCCATCCTAACTAAAGAACTTCAAGATTTAGTGATGAAATCCATCATTTACCCCACTGTGAAAGGAATGTCAGCAGAGGGCTGCAGGTTTGTTGGGGTTTTATATGCTGGGCTCATGATAGAGAAGAAGTCTGGCTTACCTAAGCTAATTGAGTACAATGTGCGCTTTGGCGATCCAGAGTGTCAG GTTTTGATGGTTCGTCTGGAGTCTGATCTGGCACAAGTTCTACTTGCAGCTTGTAGAGGACAGCTAAGTGAGGTGTCGTTGAACTGGTCGGCCGGGTCAGCCATGGTGGTGGTAATGGCAAGTAAGGGGTACCCAGGGCCATATGAGAAGGGAAGTATAATTCGAAACCTTGATGAAGCAGAAAATGTTGCTCCATCTGTTAAGGTATTTCATGCAGGAACTGCCCTGGATCCAGATGACAACTTCATTGCTGCTGGGGGCCGTGTTCTTGGAGTGACTGCCAAGGGAAGAGACCTCAAAGAGGCATGTGATCGGGCATATCAAGGCGTAGAAGAAATTAATTGGCCAGGAGGGTTCTACCGCCGTGATATTGGCTGGAGAGcccttcctcttcctcagaaACAATTTGTGACGAGGttaaactaa